A DNA window from Rossellomorea marisflavi contains the following coding sequences:
- the pyrH gene encoding UMP kinase, translating into MSVPKYKRVVLKLSGEALAGEDGFGINPSVIKNVAEDVKEIAELGVEVAVVVGGGNIWRGKIGSEMGMDRASADYMGMLATVMNSLALQDSLEQVGVETRVQTSIDMRQVAEPYIRRRAIRHLEKKRVVIFAAGTGNPYFSTDTTAALRAAEIEAEVILMAKNNVDGVYSADPMKDANAVKYDKLSYLDVLKEGLAVMDSTASSLCMDNDIPLIVFSIMEDGNIKKAVTGENIGTIVRGKE; encoded by the coding sequence ATGAGCGTTCCAAAATATAAACGTGTCGTGCTTAAATTAAGTGGAGAAGCCCTAGCCGGTGAAGACGGCTTCGGCATCAACCCGTCCGTGATCAAAAACGTGGCGGAAGATGTAAAGGAAATTGCCGAACTCGGTGTGGAAGTCGCAGTCGTCGTTGGCGGCGGAAACATCTGGAGAGGCAAAATCGGCAGTGAGATGGGTATGGACCGGGCATCTGCCGACTATATGGGGATGCTCGCAACGGTTATGAACTCATTGGCCCTTCAGGACAGCCTGGAGCAGGTCGGTGTCGAAACGAGGGTTCAGACTTCCATCGATATGCGTCAAGTAGCCGAACCATACATCAGAAGAAGGGCGATCCGCCACCTGGAGAAGAAGAGGGTAGTCATCTTTGCAGCCGGTACCGGTAACCCTTACTTCTCAACAGATACTACAGCGGCTCTACGTGCTGCAGAAATCGAAGCAGAAGTCATCCTGATGGCGAAGAACAATGTGGACGGCGTCTATTCCGCCGATCCGATGAAGGATGCCAATGCCGTGAAATATGACAAGCTTTCATATCTTGATGTGTTGAAGGAAGGTTTGGCAGTCATGGATTCAACTGCTTCATCCCTATGTATGGACAATGATATACCGCTTATTGTATTCTCTATTATGGAAGATGGAAACATCAAAAAAGCCGTAACAGGCGAAAATATCGGTACAATCGTAAGGGGGAAAGAATAA
- the frr gene encoding ribosome recycling factor, whose product MAEAIISNAKERMTKAIQTYSRELATIRAGRANASLLDKITVDYYGAPTPVNQLAGISIPEARMLVIQPYDKTALGDIEKAILKSDLGITPNSDGNILRIIIPALTEERRKELVKRVKKEAEDAKVAIRNIRRDANEELKKQEKAGEITEDDLRSYSEDVQKATDESIVKIDGIAKDKEQEMLEV is encoded by the coding sequence ATGGCAGAAGCAATCATTTCAAACGCAAAAGAAAGAATGACTAAAGCAATCCAAACGTATTCACGTGAACTGGCGACAATCCGGGCGGGACGCGCGAACGCATCCCTTCTTGATAAGATCACCGTTGATTATTATGGTGCGCCTACACCGGTGAACCAACTGGCAGGTATCTCGATTCCTGAGGCCCGTATGCTTGTCATCCAACCTTATGATAAAACAGCATTGGGCGATATCGAGAAAGCGATCCTCAAATCCGATCTCGGCATCACCCCGAATAGCGACGGGAATATCCTCCGCATCATCATTCCAGCTTTGACCGAAGAACGTCGTAAAGAACTGGTCAAACGCGTGAAAAAAGAAGCGGAAGATGCGAAAGTGGCCATCCGTAACATTCGCCGTGATGCAAACGAAGAACTGAAGAAACAGGAAAAAGCGGGCGAGATCACGGAAGATGATCTTCGCAGCTACTCTGAAGATGTACAGAAGGCAACGGATGAGAGCATTGTGAAGATTGATGGAATTGCAAAAGATAAAGAGCAGGAAATGCTAGAAGTATAA
- the tsf gene encoding translation elongation factor Ts, with amino-acid sequence MAITAQMVKELREKTGAGMMDCKKALTETGGDMEKAIDFLREKGIAKAAKKADRIAAEGTTFIASEGNTAIILEVNAETDFVAKNENFQNLVKELSAHLLATKPASVEEAMDQKMENGSVVSEFINAAIAKIGEKITLRRFEIRTKDDNAAFGEYLHMGGRIAVLAVVEGTTDAAVAKDVAMHAAALNPKYVSRDQVSAEEVAHEREVLKQQALNEGKPENIVEKMVEGRLSKYFEDICILDQPFVKNPDQKVRQFLESHKATLTDFIRYEVGEGLEKRQENFAEEVMSQVKK; translated from the coding sequence ATGGCAATTACTGCACAAATGGTTAAAGAACTTCGTGAAAAAACCGGCGCTGGAATGATGGACTGTAAAAAAGCGCTAACAGAAACTGGCGGAGATATGGAAAAAGCAATCGACTTCCTACGTGAAAAAGGAATCGCGAAAGCAGCTAAAAAAGCTGACCGTATCGCAGCTGAAGGTACAACGTTCATCGCAAGCGAAGGAAACACGGCAATCATCCTCGAAGTGAATGCTGAAACAGATTTCGTTGCGAAAAACGAAAACTTCCAAAACCTTGTTAAAGAACTGTCTGCTCACCTATTGGCTACCAAGCCTGCTTCCGTTGAAGAAGCAATGGATCAAAAAATGGAAAACGGTTCAGTTGTTAGTGAGTTCATCAATGCGGCAATCGCGAAAATCGGAGAGAAAATCACTCTTCGTCGCTTCGAAATCCGCACCAAAGATGACAATGCAGCGTTCGGTGAGTACCTCCACATGGGTGGACGCATCGCTGTTCTTGCTGTAGTGGAAGGTACGACTGATGCTGCTGTAGCAAAAGACGTTGCTATGCATGCTGCGGCTCTTAACCCTAAATACGTTTCACGTGATCAAGTGTCTGCTGAAGAAGTGGCGCATGAGCGTGAAGTTCTTAAACAACAAGCACTTAACGAAGGCAAACCTGAAAACATCGTTGAAAAAATGGTGGAAGGTCGCCTAAGCAAGTACTTCGAAGATATCTGTATCCTTGACCAGCCTTTCGTTAAGAATCCAGATCAAAAAGTACGTCAATTCCTTGAATCTCACAAAGCGACCCTTACAGACTTCATCCGCTATGAAGTAGGGGAAGGCCTTGAGAAACGTCAAGAAAACTTCGCTGAAGAAGTTATGAGCCAAGTGAAGAAATAA
- the rseP gene encoding RIP metalloprotease RseP, which produces MQTVIAFIVIFGALVFFHELGHLIFAKRAGILCREFAIGFGPKVFSFKKNETVYTIRLLPLGGFVRMAGEDPEMVELKAGHRIGLLFDQDEKASKIVLNNKDRYPNIRVIEVETADLERELIIKGYEDDEEELRTFPIARNAVIVEDGTESLIAPWDRQFGSKSLPKRAMAIFAGPLFNFILAFFIFILVGFLQGVPTNDPVLGDLTDDGAAKGSGLQKGDVVLSIDDSEISTWEDIVGVIQKHPGDELVFTVERGGATQDISVTPEPQKVEGEEEIGKIGVHNPMEKSPLKVVSSSAEQTYEMGKLIFVLLGKLVTGEFSIDALSGPVGIYQSTDVVAQSGIYDLMRWAAILSINLGIMNLLPIPALDGGRLLFFAVEALRGKPVDRKMEGMVHFVGFALLMVLMLVVTWNDIQRFFIQN; this is translated from the coding sequence ATGCAAACAGTCATAGCCTTTATCGTGATCTTCGGGGCATTGGTTTTTTTCCATGAGTTGGGGCATCTGATTTTTGCCAAGCGTGCAGGGATTCTTTGCCGGGAGTTTGCCATCGGGTTTGGTCCAAAGGTGTTCTCATTCAAAAAAAATGAAACCGTCTATACGATCCGCCTGCTTCCATTGGGGGGATTCGTCCGAATGGCTGGAGAAGATCCAGAAATGGTCGAACTGAAGGCAGGACACCGGATCGGTCTTCTGTTTGATCAGGATGAAAAAGCTTCCAAGATCGTATTGAACAATAAGGACCGCTATCCGAACATCCGCGTCATTGAAGTGGAAACGGCGGATCTTGAAAGAGAGCTGATCATCAAGGGGTATGAAGATGATGAAGAAGAATTAAGGACATTCCCGATTGCACGGAACGCTGTCATCGTCGAAGACGGTACAGAGTCACTGATAGCACCATGGGATCGTCAATTCGGGTCGAAATCACTGCCGAAGAGGGCTATGGCCATCTTCGCAGGTCCACTGTTCAACTTCATTCTGGCTTTCTTCATTTTCATTCTGGTGGGGTTCCTGCAAGGGGTACCGACCAATGATCCCGTGCTTGGTGATCTGACGGATGATGGTGCAGCGAAAGGATCTGGCCTTCAAAAAGGCGATGTGGTCCTGAGCATCGACGACAGTGAAATCTCCACGTGGGAAGATATTGTCGGTGTGATCCAGAAGCACCCCGGCGATGAACTCGTCTTCACCGTCGAAAGAGGAGGGGCGACACAGGATATCTCTGTTACGCCTGAGCCTCAAAAGGTAGAAGGGGAAGAAGAAATCGGTAAGATCGGCGTGCACAACCCGATGGAAAAATCACCGTTGAAGGTCGTTTCTTCCAGTGCGGAGCAAACCTATGAAATGGGCAAGCTCATCTTCGTTCTCTTAGGCAAACTCGTGACGGGTGAATTCTCCATCGATGCCCTCAGCGGACCGGTCGGGATCTATCAATCCACCGATGTCGTCGCACAGTCAGGTATCTATGACCTGATGAGATGGGCAGCCATACTCAGCATCAACCTTGGAATCATGAACCTCCTGCCGATTCCAGCCCTGGACGGAGGAAGACTCCTGTTCTTCGCAGTTGAAGCCCTGAGGGGGAAACCGGTGGACCGCAAGATGGAAGGAATGGTCCATTTTGTAGGGTTCGCGCTCCTCATGGTCCTGATGCTCGTCGTCACATGGAATGATATACAACGATTCTTTATACAGAATTAG
- a CDS encoding isoprenyl transferase — translation MLNKLKQWKRQQGSEDYDERYRELKNHPIPEHIAIIMDGNGRWAKKRAMPRVAGHHEGMKCVRRVTRLANELGVGTLTLYAFSTENWKRPKMEVEFLMKLPEEFLGTFLPELIEENVQVKMMGATDAIPEHTKRAVQKAIEETKENDGLILNFALNYGSRSEILDGVKHVLNDVRSGILDEEQLTEEVFSTYLMTKNLKDPDLLIRTSGEIRLSNFMLWQLAYTEFWFTDVLWPDFGKEELVEAIEAYQGRSRRFGGLQSEES, via the coding sequence ATGCTAAACAAGCTTAAGCAATGGAAGCGGCAGCAAGGTTCAGAAGACTATGATGAACGGTATAGGGAGTTGAAGAATCACCCGATCCCGGAACATATCGCCATCATCATGGATGGTAACGGGAGATGGGCCAAGAAACGGGCCATGCCCAGAGTTGCCGGCCATCATGAAGGAATGAAATGTGTAAGGAGGGTGACCAGGCTGGCGAATGAGCTCGGCGTGGGCACTTTGACTTTATATGCTTTCTCGACAGAAAACTGGAAGCGTCCGAAAATGGAAGTGGAATTCCTGATGAAACTTCCCGAAGAATTTCTTGGAACATTCCTTCCGGAGTTAATCGAGGAAAATGTACAGGTGAAGATGATGGGTGCGACTGACGCAATCCCTGAACACACGAAGCGGGCTGTACAGAAAGCAATTGAAGAGACTAAAGAGAATGACGGCCTTATCTTGAACTTCGCTTTGAATTATGGAAGCAGATCTGAAATCCTCGATGGGGTGAAGCATGTCTTAAATGATGTAAGAAGTGGAATACTGGATGAAGAACAACTGACAGAAGAGGTGTTTTCCACTTATTTAATGACAAAGAACCTCAAGGATCCCGATCTGCTCATACGGACAAGCGGAGAAATACGTTTGAGTAATTTTATGCTTTGGCAGCTCGCTTATACTGAATTCTGGTTCACGGATGTATTGTGGCCAGACTTCGGCAAGGAAGAGCTTGTGGAAGCCATTGAGGCCTATCAGGGCCGCTCAAGGAGATTCGGCGGGTTACAAAGCGAGGAGTCCTAA
- a CDS encoding proline--tRNA ligase, whose protein sequence is MKQSQTLIPTLREVPADAEVKSHQLLLRAGYMRQNASGIYSYLPLGTKVLKKVEAIIREELEAAGAAELLMPALQPSELWKESGRWGTYGPELMRMNDRHDREFALGATHEEMITSLIRDEIKSYKRLPLTLYQIQTKYRDEKRPRFGLLRGREFIMKDAYSFHSSQESLDETYDRLYQAYSNIFTRCGLDFRAVIADSGAMGGKDTHEFMVLSEIGEDTIAYSDTSDFAANIEMAEVADTYELSHEDMLDLEKVSTPDTKTIEDVCTVFDKQPKECIKSLLFKADEEYVLVLVRGDHEINDIKLKNLLGADQVELATAEETVSVLGSEVGSVGPFSIPAEVKIMADQAVKYVRNGAAGANETGFHFINVNVERDVEAITFADLRFIQEGDPSPDGKGTIQFARGIEVGHVFKLGTKYSDSMGSTYLDENGRSQSIIMGCYGIGVSRTVAAVAEQFNDDRGLVWPTNLAPYDAHVIPVNMKDDAQRQLAEELYGALKQARFDVLMDDRAERPGVKFADSDLIGLPYRITVGKKAAEGIIELKVRKTGDMLEVHKDELVKTLQELSETN, encoded by the coding sequence ATGAAACAATCACAAACATTGATCCCGACCTTGAGGGAAGTTCCGGCCGATGCAGAAGTCAAAAGTCATCAGCTTCTCCTGCGAGCGGGATATATGAGGCAAAATGCGAGCGGAATCTATAGCTACCTGCCACTCGGAACGAAAGTACTGAAGAAGGTAGAAGCCATCATCCGCGAGGAGCTTGAAGCAGCGGGTGCAGCAGAATTACTGATGCCGGCCTTGCAGCCTTCTGAACTTTGGAAGGAATCTGGACGCTGGGGGACATATGGGCCTGAACTGATGAGGATGAATGACCGGCATGACCGCGAGTTCGCACTGGGAGCAACCCATGAAGAAATGATCACGAGCCTGATCAGGGATGAAATAAAATCGTATAAACGATTGCCTTTGACACTCTACCAGATCCAAACGAAATACCGTGATGAGAAGCGTCCACGATTCGGCCTTCTGCGCGGAAGGGAATTCATCATGAAAGATGCCTACTCCTTCCACTCTTCACAGGAGAGTCTCGATGAAACCTATGACCGACTCTACCAGGCCTATTCGAATATCTTCACACGTTGTGGATTGGACTTCAGGGCCGTTATCGCAGATTCAGGGGCCATGGGTGGGAAGGATACCCATGAATTCATGGTCCTTTCAGAAATCGGGGAAGACACGATCGCTTATTCCGATACATCCGATTTCGCTGCCAATATTGAAATGGCGGAAGTCGCTGATACGTATGAGCTTTCACATGAAGACATGCTGGATCTTGAAAAGGTTTCAACGCCTGATACGAAGACCATCGAAGATGTTTGCACGGTGTTTGATAAGCAACCGAAAGAGTGCATCAAAAGCCTTCTGTTCAAGGCGGATGAAGAGTATGTGCTCGTCCTTGTGCGCGGTGACCATGAAATAAACGACATCAAACTGAAGAACCTTCTCGGTGCTGATCAAGTCGAGCTTGCCACCGCTGAAGAAACGGTGAGCGTACTCGGTAGCGAAGTAGGTTCCGTCGGTCCTTTCTCCATCCCTGCTGAAGTGAAAATCATGGCCGATCAGGCTGTTAAATACGTTCGCAATGGTGCAGCGGGTGCCAATGAAACAGGATTCCATTTCATCAATGTGAATGTGGAAAGAGATGTGGAGGCCATCACCTTCGCAGACCTGCGCTTCATTCAAGAAGGAGACCCGTCACCAGACGGCAAGGGAACGATCCAATTCGCAAGGGGGATCGAAGTCGGGCATGTCTTCAAGCTTGGAACCAAGTATTCTGACAGCATGGGCAGCACCTATCTCGATGAAAACGGCCGTTCACAGTCCATTATCATGGGTTGCTATGGCATCGGGGTTTCAAGGACGGTTGCAGCGGTTGCTGAACAGTTCAATGATGACAGAGGCCTAGTATGGCCAACGAATCTCGCGCCGTATGACGCCCATGTGATTCCGGTCAATATGAAAGATGATGCCCAGAGACAGCTGGCTGAAGAATTATACGGTGCGCTTAAGCAAGCAAGATTTGATGTCCTCATGGATGACCGAGCAGAGCGCCCAGGCGTGAAATTCGCCGATTCTGATCTGATCGGCCTTCCGTACCGCATCACGGTCGGCAAGAAGGCTGCTGAAGGAATCATTGAATTGAAAGTCAGGAAAACAGGTGATATGCTTGAAGTTCATAAAGATGAATTAGTGAAAACACTTCAAGAACTTTCTGAAACGAATTAA
- a CDS encoding phosphatidate cytidylyltransferase, producing the protein MKQRIITAVVAAAIFLPIILVGKIPFIILMYAIASISLYEALKMRGHGIMTIPGLLSLALLWIFLIPNETIDVIADFGYSKMEFAFIAVLLLLVYTVITKNRFTYDDVGFHLLSLLYVGIGYFYFIEIRMLSNGAQLIFYALFIIWATDSGAYFIGRAMGKKKLWPHISPNKTVEGFIGGIVSAVIVGVIITFFTDLGISMPKLIISTAILSIFGQMGDLVESALKRHYGVKDSGNLLPGHGGMLDRFDSLLFVLPLLHFLL; encoded by the coding sequence ATGAAACAGCGAATTATTACAGCGGTCGTCGCAGCGGCGATCTTCTTGCCGATCATCTTGGTTGGTAAGATACCATTCATCATCCTGATGTATGCCATTGCATCCATCAGTCTCTATGAAGCACTTAAAATGAGGGGCCACGGGATCATGACGATACCAGGTTTATTATCCCTTGCCCTCCTATGGATCTTTTTGATCCCGAATGAAACCATCGATGTCATTGCGGACTTCGGATACTCCAAAATGGAGTTTGCGTTCATTGCCGTATTATTACTGCTTGTCTATACGGTGATCACGAAGAATCGCTTCACCTATGACGACGTCGGTTTTCACTTATTAAGTCTATTATATGTAGGAATTGGATATTTCTATTTCATCGAGATCCGCATGCTGTCAAATGGCGCTCAGCTTATCTTCTATGCCCTGTTCATCATCTGGGCTACGGATTCCGGAGCCTACTTTATCGGAAGGGCCATGGGGAAGAAAAAGCTATGGCCGCATATTTCTCCGAATAAAACGGTGGAAGGATTCATCGGCGGGATCGTGTCGGCTGTCATCGTCGGGGTCATCATCACATTTTTCACCGACCTTGGCATCTCGATGCCGAAGCTGATCATCAGCACGGCGATACTCTCCATATTCGGTCAAATGGGAGATCTGGTGGAATCTGCCCTTAAAAGGCATTACGGCGTCAAGGATTCCGGTAATCTCCTTCCGGGACACGGGGGCATGCTCGATCGTTTCGACAGCCTGTTATTCGTCCTCCCACTGCTGCATTTTCTATTATAA